The following nucleotide sequence is from Capra hircus breed San Clemente chromosome 4, ASM170441v1, whole genome shotgun sequence.
CTGGTAACAGCTGTAAATAATGCCGACTCTGCCTACATCTCAGCAGCCTTGTTGAGTTCATGCTGGCCTTGCCCACATGAGCCTTGTTACTCCTTCCTCCTAGTTTTACAGCTTCTTTGCACCTAAGACTACCCCCTCAGTCTTGGTAAGATGCAAGGAATTCTCTATTTTTAATCTGTTGATACTTAGGTAGAGTACTTTTAGGCCATAAACCAGCAAGTGTATTCTTGTTTGGTTGTCTAAGTGAGGTGTGGAAATACCCTCAGAACGCCCTTGAGCCGTGAGTAAACTGAAAAGGCTTCAGAACAATGGCTTTCATTGAGTGGGTCATCGGGTCTTAGTCCAGAATGCTCTCGTTTGACCCACAATTCTAGCAAGCATATTTATCTTATTGTCTATGAAAAGAGGCCATAGGCAATTTGAGGTAGGAGGTGACCATTCAGTGTCTGAcattaaagggaaaagaaagagaaacaaatgatCTACACAGAGCTAGCAAAACCAACTAAAGTGAATTGTGCGTAGGAACAAAGCAACTGGATCCACCCATTCACCGTGGTGGATATAATACATTGTGGTTCATTATGGTGGCTTGAACTCTATTATAGTTTCAAAGGCAAAAAAGGATATAATACTTTTTATGAACTATGTTATAGAAAACTGTAAGCCTGTGCAAAAATAGAGATAATTATACAATGAACTCCCGTGTACTCATCCATCAGCATCAACAATTATCAGTGTGTTGCCCTTCTTGTTTTATCTATAAACCTAgccattttcttttaaagcagaTTCCAGATCTCTTAACATTACTCTATCTATAGATAACTTCAGTGCATATTTTTCTTAAAGGTAAGGACACATTTATCCCCCAACTTAAAAGCCATGAATCACACCTAAAAATATTAACAGTACTAggccatgcttttttttttttaaaaaaaaagatttctattaaattttttaaaatcaaatttgggTTCTGTAAGAAGTTCTCTCTATCTGGAAAATAAGCCTACTTCAAAGCTCCATGAATTTAGTTTCACATAAATTGAGCAGCATGTAAGAATAAAAGTGTATAAATAATCACGTTCCTATTAATTTGAATGTATCCAATGTAATGTGAATTTTTGAAAttgtattaatatgtatatacttTTCTTGATTTAACAGCTTTTAACCTGGAGACTTGCCGGCTTATGGTTTCAATGCTGGATGTATCCTTTACCTTGATGGCAGTCTAGAGTATTTTattctggatttaaaaaaaaaaaaaccttgaaggaATTTGTCTAAGAACTAATATTCAGTAAACACAAAGTGACAAATGACCACAGAAAAGTTTTCCAAAATCATTAGCTTTTAAGATGTCACTTGGTGTGAAAAAGGAAGTTTAATAAGCAGAACATTTGTTATTTAAGAATTTGAGGAAGCATCATAAACAAACAAGTATAGAAACCAGAGCAGTCAAGGTGACTTTTTTGCTGTGACATTGATTACCCTGCATGAGTCACACTGACCTTCAAGCAATGGGATTTTTCATATCACAGTTGTTAGACTAGTTTAGTTACTGCTGATGGTATGGTGCCTTCATCCCACCTCATTTTCCAAAAGCGAAAACAGTGGGTCTGGGAGGCCTTACCGTGGGAATATTAGGGCTAAAGAGGACCCTGGACAGAAGGGTAAGCAGCATAGCCTGGACCTCTCAGAAAGTGCAGACCACTTTGGTTGTTATAGGTAGCTCACAATGGCTTTTTAATTTCCTTGTAGTCACTCATGTAGATGATCTCTTTTTCTCACGGAAAATACGTACTCAGAGCTTTTTCTCCATAggcctttatttttatatcattagAGTATCTTTTTGTCCTGTCATGCCCAAAAGAATGTACAGTATTTTTTTCAGCAGAAAGAACGTTAAATTCCCTTATCCTTGATCTTTGATATAATCGTTAGAAAATGTTGCAAAATAAAGATGCTCTAATCCTTGATTATAGTTCAGAGAGACATGTCAGGCACAATGGGTTTCAATGAATTTAAAGAACTCTGGGCTGTACTGAACGGCTGGAGACAGCACTTTATCAGCTTTGACAGTGATAGGAGTGGAACAGTGGATCCCCAAGAACTGCAGAAGGCCCTGACGACAATGGGTGGGTATGACTGACTCCATCTCTGTTCACTAGtagctttttgcttttgtttttttgtttaatttataaaaCTAAGTATTACATTTCTATTTATAGAAATAGCACCTATTCATAATTTAAATGAGCCCGCTCCTAAAAAATTgggcttaaaattatttttaatttttttttttaaatccttgaaattggaatattttttcttctttttttgctggatgatttttcttcctttcaggaTTTAGGTTGAGTCCCCAGGCTGTGAATTCAATTGCAAAACGATACAGTACCAATGGAAAGATCACCTTTGATGATTACATCGCCTGTTGCGTCAAGCTGCGAGCTCTAACAGGTGTGTCCTTTGAGATTGCTATTGGCAGGCCTGGCAAATAATTCTGTTTCCTCAGAAATTTTTTCTCACATATTAAGTAATCTGCCGTTAAAATGATCCAAActaaattccctggcagtccagtggtcaggatgTGCTTTTACTGCCAGGACCTGGGTTTCagccttggtcaggaaactaagacctgGAGAGCTGAGTGGCTCAGGAGGGGAGAAGGAGTCCTAACTAAACTTTAGTGTTCTATAACATAAATGAACCAGGCTAATTAGTAAATTTTTGATTAGAGTATGAGCAGTATTCTGTGACTTCTCCCTGGAACGTGAACtacttgataaaagtgaaatacttgaaaaaagtgaaattgcCCATCAGCAGCCCTCTTTCCTAATTCCTCCTGTTGGAGAGTAATTTGAAATGGTGGTCTGTGTTTCAGATATCCTTCTCAAATGAGGCTGTATCAATAATCTctacttttctctctcctctttttctttcctttgtatgttttttcctgttccattcctttctttagtttttttaccCTTTTTAATATATGGTATTATAATTTTTTTGCATCCTTACAAATTCgagggcagattctttttttttttttttttttttaagtaaatcccTTTTCATTTAGTAGCACAAAACTCAAATGGGTGGAGTACTTGATTATAGCTGTTTGTCATATTAAGGACGCCATccatctgtgtgtatgtgctcagtcatgtccaactctttgtgatgctatggactggagtctgctaggcttctctgtccatgggattttccaggcaagaaaactggagtgggttcccattccctcctccaggggttcttcccaacctggggatcaaacctgcggtctcctgcgttgcaggtggttatggctgagccactggagaagcatcTGTTTCTTAACATATCTTTGTTATTAAGAAGTCTGAAATTCTGTACTTCCATCACAATTAAGGAATGGCCTCAGAAGTTGTGCAGCTTTTACCAACTTTGGGATGAGGCCTTTTCTTCCAACTCCAGGTTGGGGAAGACAGTTGGCCAACTTCTGCTTGCTGTGTTACTTGGCTGCATATTAAATCCATTCGTATTGCTACAGCTGATTTCTTTGCTTTGGCCTTTTGTCTCTGTTGGCTGGTTGTACAATTTGTTACTGCATTTGAAACTCTGCTGACATAATTAACTATTAGGATTTCAGATGTTCTAAAAAAGCTCATAAATTTTACTGTTGTGTTTTACAGACAGCTTTCGAAGACGGGATACTGCTCAGCAAGGTGTAGTGAATTTCCCATATGATGATGTAAGTCTGAGTAAATTCGTAACTGAGTAAAAGAGAGGTAAAGCAATTGGGCATCCCTTTGAAGCTGGCTCTTTAGAGCATCTTAAGGATCCCAGAGCAGTTAAGGCTTACATGATCAGGAGTCACCATCCAAAATTTATTAATGTCATTTATTTGTCTTATCCATAGACCACTGTTGCATTAAACAACCGAGGTCAAGGCCCAGCTTTTCTCACTGATTAGCTGGATCACTTAGGCAGTTTTTTCATTGCTCAGAGACTATTTGAGGAAAGAATAATAATGCTGTCCTCACTAGACTATTGTGAGATTTCAATAAGAAATGTCCTTGAAAAACACCACCATGCAGATGGTGTATCTACTTTTGTCTCCTTTACACAAATCACCTCTGTCAATGAGAAATAACTTGCATGGTTCGAAGCTGCAGTTGGCACATGTGTTCTTCACTGAGGACAAAAGACACAAACTTAAGTCATAATTTAAAACTGTGTTTACCGTACAGCCACACTAAATGCGTCAGGATACAGACACATAACCAGTGTGAGCATAACCACGTGCTATCTTTGTTGGCCTTGGTTGGATAGACACAGCACAGCTGGGGAGATGTTTAGGTGTGTCTCCAGTTTTTGTTCAGCCATTGATAAACCACTTTTAGAATGGACATCACTGTGACAACTAAAAGGTTTCtccatttcaaaatataaacGTGCACATATTTTCGgtttagcagcagctgcagttcTGAGCACACTCTTAAAAGGCTGTTGCGTAAATATGTTTACTACTTTTGCTAAAAGGTGTGTTCCCTCAGTGTGCATTAACGTCTCAGGTAACAGTCCCGCTCTGTTTCCAAGGATGGAGAGGCAGCCTGTGGGGTGGAAAGTGCACAGGCTACGGCCTCTCACGGGGCCACTTAAAGAACATCTGTCTGAATGTCCTGACCCAAGTTCCCTTTTCCCTGAA
It contains:
- the SRI gene encoding sorcin; the protein is MAYPGHPGAGGGYYAGGYGGAPGGPAFPGQTQDPLYGYFAAVAGQDGQIDADELQRCLTQSGIAGGYKPFNLETCRLMVSMLDRDMSGTMGFNEFKELWAVLNGWRQHFISFDSDRSGTVDPQELQKALTTMGFRLSPQAVNSIAKRYSTNGKITFDDYIACCVKLRALTDSFRRRDTAQQGVVNFPYDDFIQCVMSV